A stretch of Mesoplodon densirostris isolate mMesDen1 chromosome 7, mMesDen1 primary haplotype, whole genome shotgun sequence DNA encodes these proteins:
- the SLC15A3 gene encoding solute carrier family 15 member 3, producing MPGSRARVEPRESGERRPLLERRPREPRRWWRAAAAAVLLVEMLERAAFFGVAGNLVLYLNSADFHWAGEQASRAALVFLGASYLLAPVGGWLADVYLGRYRAIALSLLLYLAASGLLAATAFPDGRSSFCGEMLSLPLGPACPSPGCLHTSPTPYCAPTLYAVLLLLALAASSVRSNLTSFGADQVMDLGRHANRRFFNWFYWSINVGAVLSLLVVAFIQQNINFLLGYSIIVGCVGLAFFIFLFATPSFITKPPTGSQVSSMLKLALQNCCPRRWRRHSARDPRGAQLLPDQRSPQPGPSPQEDIANFQVLVKILPVMVTLVPYWMVYFQMQSTYVLQGLHLQIPDIFPDYPANRSAALRAQSGGYKIPEAWLLLANVVVLLILVPVKDHLLDPLLLRCKLLPSALQKMALGMFFGFTSVIVAGVLEMERLEYISHNQTVSQQIGQNTYYAAPLSIWWQTPQYLLIGISEIFASIPGLEFAYSEAPRSMQGAMMGIFFCLSGVGSLLGSSLVALLSLPGGWLHCPEDFGNINKCRMDLYFFLLAGIQAATALLYIGIASRYERVAQGPASQSCPRRDSG from the exons ATGCCCGGGTCGCGCGCCCGAGTGGAGCCCCGAGAGTCCGGGGAGCGCCGGCCGCTGCTGGAGCGCAGGCCGCGGGAGCCCCGACGGtggtggcgggcggcggcggccgcggtgCTGCTCGTGGAGATGCTGGAGCGCGCCGCCTTCTTCGGCGTCGCGGGCAACCTGGTGCTCTACCTGAACAGCGCCGACTTCCACTGGGCGGGCGAGCAGGCGTCCCGCGCCGCGCTGGTCTTCCTGGGCGCCTCCTACCTGCTGGCGCCCGTGGGCGGCTGGCTGGCCGACGTATACCTGGGCCGCTACCGCGCCATCGCGCTCAGCCTGCTGCTCTACCTGGCCGCCTCCGGCCTGCTGGCCGCTACCGCCTTCCCCGACGGCCGCAGCTCCTTCTGCGGCGAGATGCTCTCCCTCCCGCTGGGGCCCGCCTGCCCCTCGCCCGGCTGCCTGCACACCTCGCCCACCCCCTACTGCGCCCCCACCCTCTACGCGGTGTTGCTGCTGCTCGCCCTGGCCGCCAGCTCCGTCAGGAGCAACCTCACCTCCTTCGGTGCCGACCAG GTGATGGATCTTGGACGCCATGCCAACCGCCGCTTCTTCAACTGGTTTTACTGGAGCATTAATGTGGGTGCCGTGCTGTCCTTGCTGGTGGTGGCTTTTATCCAACAGAACATCAACTTCCTGCTGGGCTACAGCATCATCGTGGGCTGTGTGGGCCTGGCCTTCTTCATCTTCCTCTTCGCCACCCCCAGCTTCATTACCAAGCCCCCCACAGGCAGCCAAGTGTCCTCCATGCTCAAACTTGCTCTCCAAAACTGCTGTCCCAGGCGGTGGCGCCGACACTCTGCCAG AGACCCTCGAGGTGCCCAGCTGCTGCCTGACCAGAGGTCTCCCCAGCCTGGCCCTTCCCCCCAGGAGGACATCGCCAACTTCCAGGTGCTGGTGAAGATCTTGCCCGTCATGGTGACCTTGGTGCCCTACTGGATGGTATACTTCCAG ATGCAGTCCACCTATGTCCTGCAAGGTCTTCACCTCCAAATCCCGGACATCTTCCCAGACTACCCTGCCAACAGATCCGCGGCTCTGAGGGCCCAGAGCGGTGGCTACAAG ATCCCAGAAGCCTGGCTCCTCCTGGCCAATGTCGTGGTGTTGCTGATCCTGGTGCCTGTGAAGGACCACCTGCTCGATCCTTTACTGCTGCGCTGCAAGCTGCTTCCCTCGGCTCTGCAGAAGATGGCGCTGGGGATGTTCTTTGGTTTCACCTCGGTCATTGTGGCAG gaGTCCTGGAGATGGAGCGTTTAGAGTACATCAGTCACAACCAGACGGTGTCCCAGCAGATTGGGCAGAACACATATTACGCAGCACCACTGTCCATCTGGTGGCAGACCCCTCAGTACCTGCTCATCGGGATCAGTGAGATTTTTGCCAGCATCCCAG GCCTGGAGTTTGCGTACTCAGAGGCCCCGCGTTCCATGCAGGGCGCCATGATGGGCATCTTCTTCTGCCTGTCTGGGGTGGGCTCGCTGTTAGGCTCCAGCCTGGTGGCGCTACTGTCACTGCCGGGGGGCTGGCTGCACTGCCCGGAGGATTTTG GGAACATCAACAAATGCCGGATGGacctctatttcttcctgctggCCGGCATTCAGGCTGCCACAGCCTTGCTGTATATCGGGATCGCTAGTCGCTATGAGAGGGTggcccagggcccagcctcccAAAGCTGTCCCAGGAGGGACAGTGGCTGA